One genomic window of Solanum dulcamara chromosome 12, daSolDulc1.2, whole genome shotgun sequence includes the following:
- the LOC129876309 gene encoding transcription factor VOZ1-like: MRKVSKRGACKSASHQLFKDRAKNRVDDLQGVLTNLQSARKESRTYDVGLLEEQVHQMLREWKSELNEPSPASSLQGGSRVSSSADIYRLLLGEEEDDATSALAAPKPEPDAQKVSVTGFQEGFNVTQVLQEQGFQLVDQCKGLPLMVNNAGVNNLGIATQLDYHSFDLHQEYDQQYLPGFDALNLCLEDAMPPIHISPPPSAFLGPKCALWDCPRPAMGSDWCQKSQDYCSDYHASLAPNEGYPGRPPVVRPMGIGLKDNLLFQALSAKAHGKDVGVPECEGAATAKSPWNAPELFDLKVVEGEIIREWLFFDKPRRAFESGNRKQRSLPDYNGRGWHESRKQMMNEFGGLKRSYYMDPQPMKNLEWHLYEYEINKYDACALYRLELKLVDGKKIPKGKITNVSVADLQKQMGRLTAEFPLDIKRTVKGRAKANMKNVGNIHAAPVPIVPTIEGFDYGNGDPYDYLVDDLDGYFIT, translated from the exons ATGAGGAAGGTTTCGAAGAGGGGTGCATGTAAGTCTGCATCACACCAGCTCTTCAAGGACAGGGCAAAGAACCGTGTCGATGATCTGCAGGGTGTTTTAACTAATCTACAATCTGCAAGGAAGGAAAGCCGAACTTATGATGTTGGATTGCTTGAAGAGCAAGTCCACCAGATGTTGCGTGAATGGAAATCTGAGCTTAATGAGCCATCCCCGGCTTCTTCTTTGCAG GGAGGAAGCCGTGTTTCATCATCAGCAGATATCTATAGACTGCTATTGGgtgaggaagaagatgatgCCACCAGTGCATTAGCCGCACCTAAGCCTGAGCCTGATGCTCAAAAAGTTAGTGTTACTGGTTTTCAAGAG GGTTTCAATGTGACTCAGGTGCTGCAGGAGCAAGGTTTCCAGTTGGTTGATCAATGCAAAGGCTTGCCTTTAATGGTTAATAATGCAGGAGTTAACAATCTTGGCATTGCAACACAATTGGATTACCATTCTTTTGATTTGCATCAAGAATACGACCAGCAGTACTTACCTGGATTTGATGCTTTAAATCTTTGCCTAGAGGATGCTATGCCTCCTATTCATATTAGTCCTCCACCCTCTGCTTTCCTGGGGCCGAAATGTGCACTTTGGGATTGTCCTCGACCTGCGATGGGGTCAGACTGGTGTCAGAAGTCGCAAGACTACTGCAGTGACTATCATGCTTCTCTTGCCCCTAATGAAGGCTATCCTGGGAGGCCTCCAGTTGTTCGGCCAATGGGTATTGGCTTAAAGGATAATCTGCTTTTTCAAGCTCTCAGTGCAAAAGCACATGGAAAAGATGTTGGTGTTCCTGAGTGTGAGGGTGCTGCCACGGCAAAGTCCCCTTGGAATGCACCCG AGCTATTTGATCTTAAAGTTGTTGAAGGTGAAATAATTAGGGAATGGCTTTTCTTTGATAAGCCTCGAAGAGCATTTGAAAGTGGAAACAGGAAGCAGAGGTCATTGCCAGATTATAATGGACGGGGTTGGCACGAGTCAAGGAAGCAAATGATGAATGAATTTGGAGGGCTGAAGAGATCCTACTACATGGATCCACAACCGATGAAAAATCTAGAATGGCATCTTTACGAGTATGAAATCAATAAGTATGATGCATGTGCCTTGTACAGATTGGAACTGAAACTTGTTGATGGGAAAAAGATCCCTAAAGGAAAGATAACCAACGTATCAGTTGCTGATCTGCAAAAGCAAATGGGAAGACTTACTGCTGAATTTCCTTTGGACATCAAGCGAACTGTGAAGGGCAGAGCGAAGGCCAATATGAAGAATGTGGGAAACATTCATGCAGCTCCGGTTCCAATTGTTCCAACTATTGAAGGATTTGATTATGGGAATGGCGATCCTTATGACTATCTTGTAGACGATCTGGATGGCTACTTCATAACGTAG
- the LOC129877509 gene encoding transcription elongation factor 1 homolog, protein MGKRKSKSKPPPKKRMDKLDTVFSCPFCSHGTSVECRIDMKNLIGEANCRICQESFSTTVTALTEPIDIYSEWIDECERVNNYEEDVSYRS, encoded by the exons ATGGGCAAGAGGAAATCAAAATCAAAGCCACCTCCAAAGAAGAGGATGGACAAACTTGATACTGTTTTCAGTTGTCCTTTCTGTAGCCATGGCACAAGTGTGGAATGTCGCAT TGATATGAAAAACTTGATTGGCGAGGCAAATTGCAGGATCTGCCAAGAGAGCTTCAGCACCACTGTTACAG CTCTAACAGAGCCTATTGATAT ATATAGTGAATGGATCGACGAGTGTGAACGAGTCAACAACTATGAAGAAGATGTGTCTTATAGATCCTGA